Genomic segment of Pongo pygmaeus isolate AG05252 chromosome 1, NHGRI_mPonPyg2-v2.0_pri, whole genome shotgun sequence:
acaaaggattttattttgttccctaaaaagtaaaatctagaaaatagcaACCCACTGCAAGAAGAGttctataataaaacattttcaatcattctctcttctcttcacaTGGTGTACTCTTTCATGTACACATCATCGGAAAACAGACTGATAAATGCAAACCCTGTGTGAAAGGCACATGGCACTAATATTGCTCACACCTGCTACACGTCCTTGGAAGCCAAGGGAAGCCTTTTCTGCAATCTCCCCATTTTGATAGAAACttgtcacaattttttttatagCAAAATATTTAAAGGTCTCTTCCCCTGCTCTTCACTTATCTACTAGAAAGGTACAGAATTAAAAAGCTTTTTTCCCCCAGCTGTGATCAAGAcatattaaaagaatattaaagagCATCTGGGTTATTCTAGAAGTTCTGTGATCAAAAcatattaaaagaatattaaagcGCATCTGGGTTATTCTGGAAGTTCCTGGGCTTTATACTTGGATATTTACAGAGGAAGTTGAACCTCAAGTTCTGCCACTCTTCAAAATGGGTGACAGAAGAGAGGACGTGATaggacagttaaaaaaaaattgacagtcATTCTCTGATGGAGTGAAGCAAGCTTTGTCAACCATCACCAAATATGACCTCATTGGCCACAAGCCCTGCAGAGATCCAACAAGATTTGAGTTTTAAATACAGAACATATTTCAAACAGAACCAGTAGAGTGCTGATGtatgaatggaattgattgcTAGTGAAGGCAGAGAGTAAAGAATCTCAAGAAACTTTTAGTGCCATTTTCATTTAATAAGCCATTGGTATAGCAACCTAAAAACCTTGGCTGTGATGACACCCGGATGTGTTTATGGAATTGCTGCAGGAAAACACGATTGGCAGCTGACAATCTGGCTCACAGCACCAACTTCTCCAAGAGACTTAAGGCTGGGGTGTGTAGCGGAGGTATTTCTTGCCAGATGGGAGCTCTTTGGTGAAGACTCCTTTCGGGAAAAGTTTTTTGGCTTCTTCTTCAGGGATAGTTGGAAGGACCATCACACTATCCCCATCCTATTGAAAGACATTGAGAATGGTGAAATTCAATCTCATAGTGAAGCTTCAAGGCCTTCAGGAATTAACTTTAGAAAAGTAGCTACAGGTGCTAATGAGACTAATCAAGTGTTCTTTACTCTCCCTTCTCTGAGGATTTTGTTTTCCAAGTTGATCTTTGGCACTTTTGGAGGGAAAGCAGTTCCCCCATCTTAATAAGAAACAGCCCTGTTTTAAACCCAGTAACAGCTGGCCACCACACTTTACATTTAATTCTGAGTATCATGGCCTGCAAGCCCTGTGTGATGGAATCCTGCCTCCTCTCGTCTCTTGTCCCTCACCCCACCTTCTGCGGCTTCTTCTCCAGGCATGCTAGCTTTCCTTGTATTCCTCCAACATGCCAAGCTCACTTGTAGGCCCAGTTTCTTGCACTAACTGCTCCTTCTGCCTATAGTGCTCGTCCCTCACAAGTATACATGCCTTGGTCACATCTTCTCCGTGTCTTTCCCCAAAGGTCCCTTCATAGACAGGCATTCCTTGACAGTCACTCTCCCACCCCTGTGCTGTTATTCTCCCCATCTGTGCTTGATTCTTCCCTGTAGCACCTGTTATCACCACTTAATAAACTTGTTTACTGTTTGTCTCCACTCACTGGAATGGAAGTTCTATGAGGGCAAGGACTTTCTACTGTTCACTGTTATCTCCCCAGTTCACTACTATCTGGGCTCAATTAAGTacataaataagtaataataagTTAACTAGTGGATACAGAATTTAAGTGATTTGTCtgtcagaaaaaacaaaacaaagcctggTATTCAGgttagcattattttaaaaatgtagcaatGTTAAGATACTCTTGTGATGTTATCCATGTCCTAAAGAAGAAAAGTTTATGAACAAATTTTGGGGAATTCTAGCATAGGTTTAAAAGAATGAAGcttaagagaaatgaaatactTAATGACATTAATACACCAGTACTTCTACAGCCATGACTTAACGGAAACGGCCAATCAAGATTGTGTGATAAATATTTTGCCATCAGGGAAgggttaaagtttttttttttttttttttaaaccttctaTTAGGAAAAGGAATCATTCGGaccaatattttttccaaattatctAAAAGTTAGAAAGCCATATAGGGAGTTTGTGTTGTGTATAAAAGGTGTTATAAAGACCTTGAAAAGGGCCTCTCAGCAAATCTTGAACTCAGCCACGAGGAAAAATCCTCCCAGTGTACTTGTGTGCTAGAAACACAGACCCAGATAACATAGACCTTGAAGTTGGCCATTTAGAGACTGGCCCTTTAGGCAAGTAGAGAAACTgctttttttaaacatctttacCTTCCAATCAACTGGGGTGGCAACCCTTTTCTCTGCTGTCAGCTGGAGAGAGATGACTACCCTGAGAATCTCATCAAAGTTCCTGCCAGTGGTAGCTGGGTAGAGGATAGACAGCTTCAGCTTCTTATCAGGACCAAAAACAAACACCTGTAAAGCACAGAGGGGCATAAATAGGAAGAGTTCTTTGAGTGTTATTAAAGCCACTTAGAAAGCTCTGCAGTCATTAATAATGTTCAAGggtataaaaacaagacaaaaacaaagcatCTAGAAGGATACACCAACTGCTAATGTGGATGGCTGGAATACAGATAATTTTCTTCTCCCTGTTATTTTCTAAACTTAGAAGGGAATTCTATTTGGTTCTGGCTATCCCAGTAAGAAAAACTGATATGCAAATTTAATCGAGGGAAAGGCTGTGTCAATTGGGGATGACTATCATAAAAATACTACTAATAGGAGTTGATATTGTTCCTTGAATAGTTGTACATTTATTCAGATGAGGGATTGGGTTTGTTTTCTAGTGGCCAGAGGacagaacaaataaaaatttaaaacagagctGCCTTATGAAGAAGGATATGGCCCATCACTTTAAAGACAGGGCGGTCAGGAGAGTGGTCAGGAGAGCTATGAAAAGGTTTCTCAATTCTGGAAGACATTTTAGgataaacaacttttttttttgtagatttccaTGAACTATGAATAAAGCAGTTGAAAAATTTAGCTGAAAATTGCATCAGCATTACAGATAATCAGTGATATTGTCGCCAATACACAGTTATTTCATAATTGTAGATATTCCCCTATCTCCTCTAGTTGGTACAAGCATTTACATGGACATACAGCCTGATCAGTTATGCTAACTACAGAATGAATTTGTATCACCTACCACACGAGCTGTCACAGGCATGCCCTTTTCATCCTTCTCTGCTGGATCCAGCATGCCCAACAGGATGGCAAGCTCCCGATTCCTATCATCGATGATGGGAAAAGGTAACTTTTCTGTGGGCTCTTCACAATTGTAAGCATTGATATCCTGAAACACAAGtaaaaagggaaagaggaatcTAAACCCAACACATGCTCTGAATTTCATCAGTTAACAGCCATCACCTTGCAAGACAGGAAAGAGACCAAATCACAGTAATTTTCTttaagcaattttaattttaaaaagtgagttgaTGAACACTCTTCATTCCAATTACTGCCAGGAGTAACAGCAGAGTACAGTACTTAGGTTGTAATCATGGACCAAAGCTGTTTTCATGCCCAGTTCTCTTAAATTCAGCATGCTTTTACTGCTATGAGAAAATAGCAGCAACCCCTTTAAAATTGCAATAATTTAGTTAGATCCAAATACAAGGCACCTCTGGTTACCCAAATACTGTAAAAATCATCAGATACAATAGGTTTGTTAAATCCATCACATCTAGAAATAATGCCATCTGTAAAGAAAATCTTATAGATCTGGTCCCTGCCTCAAAAGAACCCTGACTCAGATGTTAAGTTACAAGACAAATAAGAAATGaccaaaaagaaaatcacaaaacaaagcaaacacaaGAATGGAGAGTTGAATATATAACTTGAAGGACAAGTCAAAAATAAATGGGTGAAAAGGCAGAAGTAAACCTAAACTAGGGTGAAattcaaacagaaaacaaagcattTCAAGTCTGAACTAAAGAAAAATGATACACCTCCCTCCTTCCCTAGTAAaactttattcatccatttatttctacttttcctaTCCCTGGAagcttttggagaaaaaaaatctagttttgtTATTTGATTAAGCATTGATATAGCACTTAAGGTGGGCTAAGCATTATGGTAAGTACATATGGAATACAGATGAGTAAGACATGGCTCCTGCCTTCAAAGGAACTTCTCATTTGGTTAGAGATGATTCCAGTATGAAGCAGCAGCAAATGCAAGACTAATGTTAAATGGTGGACGGTAGATGCTGAAGTATACGAACACTCCCATCTGTAGGACTCCAAGAGTTACAAAGGCTTCAAGAAAAGAACAGGACTTCTATCTAGGCCCTTGAAGGATAGGTAAGATTTTtcacagagaaaagaaaggcaTTCTAGGAATCaggaactatatatatatatgcatatatatgtgtatatatatgtgtatatgtgtgtgtatatatgtgtgtttatatatgtgtgtatatatgtgtgtgtgtgtatatatatatatatttttttgagacagagtcttgctctgtcgcccaggttggagtgcagtggtgcgatcttggctcactgcaacctccgcctcccaggttcaagcaattctctgcctcagcctcctgaatagctgggattacaggcacccgccaccacacccggctaatttttttttgtatttttagtagaaaggggtttcaccatcttggccaggctggtcttgaactcctgaccttgtgatccacctgcctcggcctcccagagtgctgggattacaggcgagagccactgagcccagccaggaACGATATTAATGAAACATGTGGGCAACTCTGTACATAAACTATTGATAGGAGAGTGAGGAACTTAGTTGGATAGAGTTTAGCAAGTAATGGAAAAGAGGATTTAAAATTGGAATAACGTCTATTATGTGTAGGCTTGAAAGTAAAACAGGGGCTTGATGGCATAGCGGATACAAAACCATTGTGGATTCCTCAACAGAGATGTGACAAATGTGGCATTAATGAGCTCTGAAGTGGATAAcaacaaattctttttatttatttatttttttgaggtggagtctctgttgcccaggctggagtgcagtggcatgatctcagctcactgcagcctccacctctcgggttcaagccattctcctgcctcaggctcctggatGACAACAAATTCTAACAttccttcattttattatctTAACTTTCTGTTGTCACTGGCTGCTTATGAAGTCACCAGAgctaaataataattaatatagtCTCATGCTAGAGGCAGATTATTATATAATCAGTTGTTTGTCAAAGTTTCAGCACTGCTTCTAATAGTTCAGACTTTTTTCCTATTCAATGTAATCACAATTCTGAAAACTTCTAAGGCAGAAGCTCAGCAGGTAAAATAAACCTGAGCATGCGTCTATCCTTTAAAAGGTATTATATAATGGGCTATAAATGCTTCCTTTGGCAATATGTCACTTTAATTATTGCTGTGCACTAATTCTCTACTCTGCCACTTGCATCATGGGCATTAGATTACACCCATGAACACCAGAGAACCTATCCTAAATTATTTGGGTTTATTCTATCCTAAATTAGGCTAAATCCTACTCTTTATCATCTTGCTTTAAAAAGAACATTGATTTGAGGTTCAACTCTCATTGCCATTGGGCAGTCTTGGGCAAGTCCCTCCAACTCTCTGAGTGAAAAAAGTATGCTCAATTGCAAAAacgaaaatgaaaaatgatagcAAAAACTACAGTTACCACTCACTGAGAAGTgtaaggaatgaaaaaaattctACTTCAAGACAGATAACTGCCCTTTTTTCTCCTACACATGATTCTTCTAGTCTCAGATATTTAGGATTAACTAGCATTAACTGCTATAGGATACAGCCACAGACCCCTAACTCACAAGTCAATACATCTTTTATTCAACTGCACATGCTTGACACAGTTTCTAGTATACATCCCTCAAAAAGCAGTTATCATTATTACTTAACAGCACAGTGTAGTAAAGtccttaaaatgttttcaaggtaAATTCAGACCACCAAATTTATTGTTCAAGTAAATTCTTTTGCTAAAAGTAGGTATTTCTTTcagttaattcattcaacaaatattgactgATCACCTAAGATATACTGAGTAGTGAGCATTGTTCCAGCAGTGCACAAAACAGGAGTCTCTGTTCCTGCTGAGTTTACACTCTACtaggaagaaacaaacaaactaaatagGTAATATGCAGAGTGCTGAGGAGAAGGGGATGGTGAACGTGAAAAGGAGTTATAATTTTAGATAATGAGGACAAGAAAGGCTTTGATGAAATGTCCTGTGAGTTGAGACCCGAAAGAGGTGAGGGTAAGTCACACAGATCCCTGGGAAGTGAGCCTTCCATCTATGATACAGGACATATCTTGAAGGTAGAGCTG
This window contains:
- the PRDX6 gene encoding peroxiredoxin-6, producing MPGGLLLGDVAPNFEANTTVGRIRFHDFLGDSWGILFSHPRDFTPVCTTELGRAAKLAPEFAKRNVKLIALSIDSVEDHLAWSKDINAYNCEEPTEKLPFPIIDDRNRELAILLGMLDPAEKDEKGMPVTARVVFVFGPDKKLKLSILYPATTGRNFDEILRVVISLQLTAEKRVATPVDWKDGDSVMVLPTIPEEEAKKLFPKGVFTKELPSGKKYLRYTPQP